The Panacibacter microcysteis genome includes a window with the following:
- a CDS encoding circularly permuted type 2 ATP-grasp protein: MIENFLQDYNCADGIWDEMCHKKAVREPYNKVFSALQNLQVNDLHLKDRLAGELFMNQGITFTVYSDNAGIERIFPFDIIPRIITGKEWDHIEKGIQQRLKALNLFLKDIYSEQQIVKEGVIPAALIASCPHYLREVHGIKVPHDIYVHISGIDLIRGDDGTFYILEDNLRTPSGVSYMLENREVTKRIFPDMIASNKVRMINNYPVLLHQILLSMAPQQISNPTVVLLTPGIYNSAYYEHTFLARQMGISLVEGRDLVVDNHKVFMKTTSGLEQVHVIYRRIDDEFLDPLMFRQDSVLGVPGIMNAYRKGNVAIANAVGNGVADDKAVYAYVPAMIRYYLNEEPILPNVPTYQLSDDEQREYVFNNIGKMVIKRTNQSGGYGMIMGHSIEEEEWQKAKTVIEADTRSFIAQPIIQLSTVPCFIDGKFRPRHVDLRPYALCGPGGVKIVPGGLTRVALREGSLVVNSSQGGGSKDTWIID; the protein is encoded by the coding sequence ATGATTGAAAACTTTTTGCAGGATTACAATTGCGCCGATGGAATATGGGATGAAATGTGCCATAAGAAAGCAGTGCGGGAACCATACAATAAAGTGTTTAGTGCACTGCAGAACCTGCAGGTGAATGATCTTCACCTGAAAGACAGGCTTGCAGGTGAGCTGTTCATGAACCAGGGCATTACATTCACGGTATACAGCGATAATGCAGGCATCGAAAGGATCTTCCCGTTTGATATTATTCCCCGCATTATAACCGGCAAAGAGTGGGACCACATTGAAAAAGGTATACAGCAAAGGCTGAAAGCACTTAATCTTTTCCTGAAAGATATTTACAGTGAGCAGCAGATTGTAAAAGAGGGTGTAATTCCTGCAGCGCTTATTGCATCCTGCCCGCATTACCTGCGCGAGGTGCATGGCATAAAAGTACCGCATGATATATATGTTCACATTTCCGGTATTGATCTTATCCGCGGAGATGATGGCACATTTTACATACTGGAAGATAATCTTCGTACGCCATCAGGCGTAAGTTACATGCTCGAAAACAGGGAAGTGACCAAACGTATTTTCCCGGACATGATTGCGTCTAACAAAGTACGCATGATCAACAACTACCCGGTTTTGCTGCACCAGATATTGTTGTCTATGGCGCCGCAGCAGATTTCTAACCCTACCGTTGTATTGCTAACACCGGGTATTTACAATTCAGCTTATTATGAACATACCTTCCTGGCAAGGCAAATGGGTATTTCGCTTGTAGAGGGCAGAGACCTGGTAGTAGATAACCACAAAGTGTTCATGAAAACAACCAGCGGCCTCGAGCAGGTACATGTTATTTACCGACGCATAGATGATGAATTTCTCGATCCGCTTATGTTCAGGCAAGACAGCGTACTGGGTGTGCCAGGCATTATGAACGCTTACCGAAAAGGTAACGTGGCCATAGCAAATGCTGTAGGCAACGGCGTTGCAGACGATAAAGCCGTGTACGCTTATGTACCCGCCATGATCAGATATTATTTAAATGAAGAACCCATATTGCCCAATGTTCCCACTTACCAGCTGAGCGATGACGAACAACGGGAATATGTATTTAACAACATCGGTAAAATGGTTATTAAACGTACCAACCAAAGCGGCGGTTATGGTATGATCATGGGTCATTCGATTGAAGAAGAAGAATGGCAGAAAGCAAAAACCGTTATTGAAGCAGATACCAGAAGTTTTATTGCACAGCCGATTATCCAGTTATCAACAGTGCCCTGTTTCATTGACGGAAAATTCAGGCCGCGCCATGTAGATTTAAGACCTTACGCACTTTGCGGGCCCGGTGGTGTAAAAATAGTACCAGGCGGTCTTACCCGTGTAGCCCTGCGAGAAGGCTCGCTGGTGGTAAATTCATCGCAGGGTGGCGGCAGTAAAGACACATGGATCATCGATTAA